One Mustela nigripes isolate SB6536 chromosome 5, MUSNIG.SB6536, whole genome shotgun sequence DNA segment encodes these proteins:
- the LOC132018389 gene encoding UL16-binding protein 2-like translates to MQSHPCETDVNSCEPRARPQEARPGSRPAGSFRSRRRLGVAAEPTGATKFTWCLQLLFLLLFLVREMKAAPAELVVGETPGGGETAALSLSYNFSITSQPRPGPSWCEIQGQVNGNKFLFYDCGSKEVKPVGPLGMKLKDTAFWGTQREPLKDLEEELRKKLLDIKTEIFTKSNSLTLQGRLMCERGADGHTRGSWRFAFNEQFTCLFDPENRKWTVVPPGGQWFKGTLDNDRELTKLLIGTANGDCKSWLQHVWERWDETQETTVAPTTWQDSAPTRNIRMVIVNPEVVAIVVIAIVIAIVVVIIICCHQKSTPARNFFRRTGCQGYQEAPESED, encoded by the exons ATGCAGTCCCACCCGTGTGAAACAGACGTGAACTCCTGCGAACCCCGGGCCCGGCCACAGGAAGCGCGCCCCGGCTCCCGGCCCGCGGGTTCGTTCAGAAGCCGCCGCCGGCTCGGGGTCGCCGCGGAGCCCACGGGAGCCACCAAGTTCACGTGGTGTTTGCAGCTCCTGTTTCTGCTACTGTTTCTCGTGCGCGAGATGAAGGCGGCGCCAGCCGAGTTGGTCGTGGGCGAGACGCCGGGCGGAGGAGAGACAG CTGCTCTCTCGCTTTCCTACAATTTCTCCATcacatctcagcccaggcctggaCCATCATGGTGTGAGATTCAAGGCCAGGTCAACGGAAACAAGTTTCTTTTCTATGACTGCGGGAGCAAGGAGGTCAAACCTGTTGGTCCTCTGGGGATGAAGCTGAAGGACACAGCATTTTGGGGGACACAGAGGGAACCTCTGAAAGACCTGGAGGAAGAGCTCAGAAAGAAACTGCTGGACATCAAAACAGAAATTTTCACTAAAAGCA attCTCTCACCCTGCAGGGCAGGCTCATGTGTGAGCGTGGGGCCGACGGACACACCAGAGGATCCTGGCGGTTCGCCTTCAATGAGCAGTTCACCTGCCTCTTTGACCCGGAGAACAGGAAGTGGACAGTGGTTCCTCCTGGAGGCCAATGGTTCAAGGGCACGTTGGACAATGACAGAGAGCTGACCAAGCTCCTCATCGGGACCGCAAACGGAGACTGTAAGAGCTGGCTCCAGCACGTGTGGGAGCGCTGGGATGAAACGCAGGAGACCACAG tGGCACCAACCACGTGGCAAGACTCGGCCCCGACCAGGAACATCAGGATGGTCATTGTGAACCCTGAAGTCGTTGCCATTGTCGTCATCGCCATTGTCATCGCCATTGTCGTCGTCATTATAATTTGCTGTCATCAAAAATCAACACCTGCAAGGAACTTCTTTAGAAGGACAG GCTGCCAAGGCTACCAAGAAGCCCCTGAGAGTGAGGATTAG